One genomic window of Pecten maximus chromosome 3, xPecMax1.1, whole genome shotgun sequence includes the following:
- the LOC117323432 gene encoding aftiphilin-like isoform X1, with translation MSNFIPMVSSSPPPLEDGGGGFNEWDDEDDEFGTFATATVGNDFQAFSDEQSSADQWNNIPDTPPKSDFGKFADFSNFSSDSKIECMQNGDMIPEVVNNNTQSNDSKEGSADNCIKPGGMKLPLKTANDFVNSENIQEIPAVHSNDSNDHLSKMHKSQSDNLDSISSVISAGDSGLCSTDISPVPQSDDNVGLEDKSEESDLDDFGDFHSDSSMGREVLKGSIENIDVIEKQGGIGEMVNAENVEDKCKSTNSDNLVSNMMTGKSVNDQEIRTSHLNEDNMCESEQGTHDQVSPASHYENTKQYTSLSTSSTDTSKNYHSEKEESLPYTEDRKDSRPGQSKNETLTSDGDCCPDVNETSHFPDTKDGNSEAEENTVVDVDVGETCLDVDPNTMEDTPSVEDQGNTDNCGDIVSDKVKEHGHNDIASESSDLIRTGSTIKAVSDLEIGENQESIEENLKHSDSAAFDEADEHSETFRKVGDSETDCGFTEQSQEMKDSGFVFTDLSSSEEENSEKKEEETEAKLEENCDISKQTVDKNEEFVIDNEDFCEDSVSPGRKDEQDTENDNTKPEPPPVLCSDDEFDDFADFHSVSQFSVQDQSLTKSGDDSVSNRSTPKVDENKSVDKDDEDGAEFDDFADFHSGKPTENDVSESLPQTISNSNEKSSSDFNSGNCNDDDVDDDFDSFADFSSHFTSESSKNNSGTSTVLTDEVKSGSDGFNAFSSASAADGDNEEEDDWATFQAPPTPDQVGAGSNDDDFGEFEDFEHAVKPKGFSTSSSAGNFAAFKEPEPAVTKPVVKQTFCEVITSCFPESVVMDQEGTDNTPLLLDDCCHRDATPDDKSVTGPQIWGKLKSPNSTIQLSKLWSESHSNTKLFTTLRIDTRNILLGHRKPSVPMYAANLTLLEPTKGPTPPSEGKPDANKLVDTSKVDDKPASQDLPPVQFDWSNSGLTNPLEGSDHDIAAEIANSKSLELDFLVVKEAEAVAKMGDEWDWVFDSELMHGQRDPKAAMQPLENILANLKTNSTMRQVRPAENLTPEATKVITSLPNLSFMKARALMFPFKQSSDAA, from the exons ATGTCTAACTTTATCCCCATGGTATCATCTTCGCCCCCTCCTTTAGAAGATGGAGGAGGAGGGTTCAATGAATgggatgatgaagatgatgaatTTGGGACATTTGCAACTGCCACAGTTGGAAATGATTTCCAGGCCTTCTCTGATGAGCAGTCTTCAGCTGATCAGTGGAATAACATTCCAGACACACCTCCAAAAAGTGATTTTGGAAAATTTGCAGATTTCAGTAACTTTTCAAGCGACTCAAAGATAGAATGTATGCAAAATGGCGACATGATTCCGGAGGTAGTGAATAATAATACACAAAGTAATGATTCCAAAGAAGGTAGTGCAGATAATTGCATTAAACCAGGTGGTATGAAATTACCATTGAAAACAGCGAATGACTTTGTAAATAGTGAGAACATACAAGAAATTCCAGCAGTACACAGCAATGATAGTAATGATCATCTCTCAAAAATGCACAAAAGTCAGTCTGATAATTTAGACAGCATCAGTAGTGTAATATCTGCTGGGGACTCCGGTCTGTGTAGTACCGACATATCACCCGTCCCTCAGTCGGACGACAATGTAGGTCTGGAGGACAAGAGTGAGGAATCAGACCTAGATGACTTTGGAGATTTCCACTCAGATTCATCGATGGGCAGAGAAGTGTTGAAAGGCAGTATAGAAAATATAGACGTTATAGAGAAACAGGGAGGGATTGGAGAAATGGTTAACGCAGAAAATGTTGAAGATAAATGCAAGAGCACAAATTCTGATAATCTGGTGTCAAATATGATGACAGGTAAAAGTGTCAATGACCAAGAAATTAGAACTAGTCACTTAAATGAAGACAATATGTGTGAGTCAGAGCAGGGAACGCATGATCAGGTATCTCCTGCCAGTCACtatgaaaatacaaaacagtACACAAGTCTAAGTACCTCATCTACAGATACCTCTAAAAATTACCATTCCGAAAAAGAGGAATCCTTACCATATACAGAAGACAGAAAGGACTCTAGACCTGGTCAAAGTAAAAATGAGACACTGACCTCTGATGGCGACTGTTGTCCAGATGTGAATGAGACAAGTCACTTTCCTGACACAAAAGATGGTAACAGTGAAGCAGAGGAAAATACGGTAGTGGATGTGGATGTGGGTGAGACATGTCTAGACGTAGATCCAAACACTATGGAAGATACACCAAGTGTTGAAGACCAAGGTAACACAGACAATTGTGGGGATATTGTTTCTGATAAAGTGAAAGAACATGGTCATAATGACATTGCTAGTGAGAGTAGTGACCTTATAAGGACAGGTAGCACTATTAAGGCAGTGTCAGATCTCGAGATAGGTGAAAACCAAGAATCCATAGAAGAGAATTTGAAACATTCAGACTCCGCAGCATTTGATGAAGCTGATGAGCACAGTGAAACATTCCGTAAGGTGGGTGACAGTGAAACAGACTGTGGATTCACTGAACAGTCGCAAGAAATGAAAGATTCTGGATTTGTTTTTACAGACTTAAGCTCTTCAGAAGAAGAAAACTCTGAGAAGAAAGAGGAAGAGACTGAAGCCAAATTAGAAGAAAACTGTGATATTTCTAAGCAAACTGTCGATAAAAATGAAGAATTTGTGATTGACAATGAAGATTTTTGTGAGGATTCTGTTTCTCCTGGAAGAAAAGATGAACAGGACACTGAAAATGACAATACTAAACCAGAACCTCCTCCAGTTCTGTGTTCTGATGATGAGTTTGATGACTTTGCTGACTTTCATTCAGTATCTCAGTTCAGTGTACAGGACCAAAGTTTGACCAAGTCAGGGGATGATTCTGTTTCTAATCGTTCAACACCTAAGgttgatgaaaataaatcagTAGACAAAGACGATGAGGATGGTGCAGAATTTGATGATTTTGCAGATTTTCATAGCGGTAAACCTACAGAAAATGACGTGTCTGAATCATTACCACAAACAATTTCAAATAGCAATGAAAAGTCTAGTTCGGATTTTAACTCAGGAAATtgtaatgatgatgatgttgatgatgattttgataGTTTTGCGGATTTCAGTTCACATTTCACTTCTGAATCCAGTAAAAATAATTCAGGTACAAGTACAGTACTAACTGATGAGGTTAAGTCTGGATCAGACGGCTTTAATGCATTTTCATCAGCATCAGCTGCGGATGGTGATAATGAGGAAGAAGATGATTGGGCAACATTCCAAGCGCCACCCACACCAGACCAGGTTGGTGCAGGCAGTAACGATGACGACTTTGGGGAATTTGAGGACTTTGAACATGCTGTAAAACCTAAGGGATTCTCGACCAGTAGTAGTGCTGGGAACTTTGCTGCATTCAAAGAACCTGAGCCAGCAGTGACAAAG CCAGTGGTAAAGCAGACTTTCTGTGAAGTGATCACCTCTTGTTTCCCTGAATCTGTTGTGATGGACCAGGAAGGAACTGATAATACACCTCTCCTTCTGGACGACTGTTGTCACAGGGATGCTACTCCAGATGACAA ATCTGTGACTGGACCACAGATTTGGGGAAAGTTGAAGTCTCCCAATAGTACTATACAACTGTCCAAGCTGTGGTCGGAATCTCACAGCAACACCAAACTCTTCACTACACTACGCATCGATACCCGTAACATC TTGCTAGGTCATCGTAAGCCATCAGTTCCAATGTATGCTGCCAATCTGACCCTGCTGGAGCCTACCAAGGGCCCCACACCTCCGTCCGAGGGCAAACCAGACGCCAATAAACTGGTGGATACGTCAAAGGTTGACGACAAGCCAGCCAGTCAG GATCTCCCGCCTGTACAGTTTGATTGGAGCAATAGTGGGCTTACTAACCCCCTGGAAG GCAGTGATCACGACATCGCAGCAGaaattg
- the LOC117323432 gene encoding aftiphilin-like isoform X7 — protein MSNFIPMVSSSPPPLEDGGGGFNEWDDEDDEFGTFATATVGNDFQAFSDEQSSADQWNNIPDTPPKSDFGKFADFSNFSSDSKIECMQNGDMIPEVVNNNTQSNDSKEGSADNCIKPGGMKLPLKTANDFVNSENIQEIPAVHSNDSNDHLSKMHKSQSDNLDSISSVISAGDSGLCSTDISPVPQSDDNVGLEDKSEESDLDDFGDFHSDSSMGREVLKGSIENIDVIEKQGGIGEMVNAENVEDKCKSTNSDNLVSNMMTGKSVNDQEIRTSHLNEDNMCESEQGTHDQVSPASHYENTKQYTSLSTSSTDTSKNYHSEKEESLPYTEDRKDSRPGQSKNETLTSDGDCCPDVNETSHFPDTKDGNSEAEENTVVDVDVGETCLDVDPNTMEDTPSVEDQGNTDNCGDIVSDKVKEHGHNDIASESSDLIRTGSTIKAVSDLEIGENQESIEENLKHSDSAAFDEADEHSETFRKVGDSETDCGFTEQSQEMKDSGFVFTDLSSSEEENSEKKEEETEAKLEENCDISKQTVDKNEEFVIDNEDFCEDSVSPGRKDEQDTENDNTKPEPPPVLCSDDEFDDFADFHSVSQFSVQDQSLTKSGDDSVSNRSTPKVDENKSVDKDDEDGAEFDDFADFHSGKPTENDVSESLPQTISNSNEKSSSDFNSGNCNDDDVDDDFDSFADFSSHFTSESSKNNSGTSTVLTDEVKSGSDGFNAFSSASAADGDNEEEDDWATFQAPPTPDQVGAGSNDDDFGEFEDFEHAVKPKGFSTSSSAGNFAAFKEPEPAVTKPVVKQTFCEVITSCFPESVVMDQEGTDNTPLLLDDCCHRDATPDDKSVTGPQIWGKLKSPNSTIQLSKLWSESHSNTKLFTTLRIDTRNILLGHRKPSVPMYAANLTLLEPTKGPTPPSEGKPDANKLVDTSKVDDKPASQDLPPVQFDWSNSGLTNPLEVVKEAEAVAKMGDEWDWVFDSELMHGQRDPKAAMQPLENILANLKTNSTMRQVRPAENLTPEATKVITSLPNLSFMKARALMFPFKQSSDAA, from the exons ATGTCTAACTTTATCCCCATGGTATCATCTTCGCCCCCTCCTTTAGAAGATGGAGGAGGAGGGTTCAATGAATgggatgatgaagatgatgaatTTGGGACATTTGCAACTGCCACAGTTGGAAATGATTTCCAGGCCTTCTCTGATGAGCAGTCTTCAGCTGATCAGTGGAATAACATTCCAGACACACCTCCAAAAAGTGATTTTGGAAAATTTGCAGATTTCAGTAACTTTTCAAGCGACTCAAAGATAGAATGTATGCAAAATGGCGACATGATTCCGGAGGTAGTGAATAATAATACACAAAGTAATGATTCCAAAGAAGGTAGTGCAGATAATTGCATTAAACCAGGTGGTATGAAATTACCATTGAAAACAGCGAATGACTTTGTAAATAGTGAGAACATACAAGAAATTCCAGCAGTACACAGCAATGATAGTAATGATCATCTCTCAAAAATGCACAAAAGTCAGTCTGATAATTTAGACAGCATCAGTAGTGTAATATCTGCTGGGGACTCCGGTCTGTGTAGTACCGACATATCACCCGTCCCTCAGTCGGACGACAATGTAGGTCTGGAGGACAAGAGTGAGGAATCAGACCTAGATGACTTTGGAGATTTCCACTCAGATTCATCGATGGGCAGAGAAGTGTTGAAAGGCAGTATAGAAAATATAGACGTTATAGAGAAACAGGGAGGGATTGGAGAAATGGTTAACGCAGAAAATGTTGAAGATAAATGCAAGAGCACAAATTCTGATAATCTGGTGTCAAATATGATGACAGGTAAAAGTGTCAATGACCAAGAAATTAGAACTAGTCACTTAAATGAAGACAATATGTGTGAGTCAGAGCAGGGAACGCATGATCAGGTATCTCCTGCCAGTCACtatgaaaatacaaaacagtACACAAGTCTAAGTACCTCATCTACAGATACCTCTAAAAATTACCATTCCGAAAAAGAGGAATCCTTACCATATACAGAAGACAGAAAGGACTCTAGACCTGGTCAAAGTAAAAATGAGACACTGACCTCTGATGGCGACTGTTGTCCAGATGTGAATGAGACAAGTCACTTTCCTGACACAAAAGATGGTAACAGTGAAGCAGAGGAAAATACGGTAGTGGATGTGGATGTGGGTGAGACATGTCTAGACGTAGATCCAAACACTATGGAAGATACACCAAGTGTTGAAGACCAAGGTAACACAGACAATTGTGGGGATATTGTTTCTGATAAAGTGAAAGAACATGGTCATAATGACATTGCTAGTGAGAGTAGTGACCTTATAAGGACAGGTAGCACTATTAAGGCAGTGTCAGATCTCGAGATAGGTGAAAACCAAGAATCCATAGAAGAGAATTTGAAACATTCAGACTCCGCAGCATTTGATGAAGCTGATGAGCACAGTGAAACATTCCGTAAGGTGGGTGACAGTGAAACAGACTGTGGATTCACTGAACAGTCGCAAGAAATGAAAGATTCTGGATTTGTTTTTACAGACTTAAGCTCTTCAGAAGAAGAAAACTCTGAGAAGAAAGAGGAAGAGACTGAAGCCAAATTAGAAGAAAACTGTGATATTTCTAAGCAAACTGTCGATAAAAATGAAGAATTTGTGATTGACAATGAAGATTTTTGTGAGGATTCTGTTTCTCCTGGAAGAAAAGATGAACAGGACACTGAAAATGACAATACTAAACCAGAACCTCCTCCAGTTCTGTGTTCTGATGATGAGTTTGATGACTTTGCTGACTTTCATTCAGTATCTCAGTTCAGTGTACAGGACCAAAGTTTGACCAAGTCAGGGGATGATTCTGTTTCTAATCGTTCAACACCTAAGgttgatgaaaataaatcagTAGACAAAGACGATGAGGATGGTGCAGAATTTGATGATTTTGCAGATTTTCATAGCGGTAAACCTACAGAAAATGACGTGTCTGAATCATTACCACAAACAATTTCAAATAGCAATGAAAAGTCTAGTTCGGATTTTAACTCAGGAAATtgtaatgatgatgatgttgatgatgattttgataGTTTTGCGGATTTCAGTTCACATTTCACTTCTGAATCCAGTAAAAATAATTCAGGTACAAGTACAGTACTAACTGATGAGGTTAAGTCTGGATCAGACGGCTTTAATGCATTTTCATCAGCATCAGCTGCGGATGGTGATAATGAGGAAGAAGATGATTGGGCAACATTCCAAGCGCCACCCACACCAGACCAGGTTGGTGCAGGCAGTAACGATGACGACTTTGGGGAATTTGAGGACTTTGAACATGCTGTAAAACCTAAGGGATTCTCGACCAGTAGTAGTGCTGGGAACTTTGCTGCATTCAAAGAACCTGAGCCAGCAGTGACAAAG CCAGTGGTAAAGCAGACTTTCTGTGAAGTGATCACCTCTTGTTTCCCTGAATCTGTTGTGATGGACCAGGAAGGAACTGATAATACACCTCTCCTTCTGGACGACTGTTGTCACAGGGATGCTACTCCAGATGACAA ATCTGTGACTGGACCACAGATTTGGGGAAAGTTGAAGTCTCCCAATAGTACTATACAACTGTCCAAGCTGTGGTCGGAATCTCACAGCAACACCAAACTCTTCACTACACTACGCATCGATACCCGTAACATC TTGCTAGGTCATCGTAAGCCATCAGTTCCAATGTATGCTGCCAATCTGACCCTGCTGGAGCCTACCAAGGGCCCCACACCTCCGTCCGAGGGCAAACCAGACGCCAATAAACTGGTGGATACGTCAAAGGTTGACGACAAGCCAGCCAGTCAG GATCTCCCGCCTGTACAGTTTGATTGGAGCAATAGTGGGCTTACTAACCCCCTGGAAG
- the LOC117323432 gene encoding aftiphilin-like isoform X5, which produces MSNFIPMVSSSPPPLEDGGGGFNEWDDEDDEFGTFATATVGNDFQAFSDEQSSADQWNNIPDTPPKSDFGKFADFSNFSSDSKIECMQNGDMIPEVVNNNTQSNDSKEGSADNCIKPGGMKLPLKTANDFVNSENIQEIPAVHSNDSNDHLSKMHKSQSDNLDSISSVISAGDSGLCSTDISPVPQSDDNVGLEDKSEESDLDDFGDFHSDSSMGREVLKGSIENIDVIEKQGGIGEMVNAENVEDKCKSTNSDNLVSNMMTGKSVNDQEIRTSHLNEDNMCESEQGTHDQVSPASHYENTKQYTSLSTSSTDTSKNYHSEKEESLPYTEDRKDSRPGQSKNETLTSDGDCCPDVNETSHFPDTKDGNSEAEENTVVDVDVGETCLDVDPNTMEDTPSVEDQGNTDNCGDIVSDKVKEHGHNDIASESSDLIRTGSTIKAVSDLEIGENQESIEENLKHSDSAAFDEADEHSETFRKVGDSETDCGFTEQSQEMKDSGFVFTDLSSSEEENSEKKEEETEAKLEENCDISKQTVDKNEEFVIDNEDFCEDSVSPGRKDEQDTENDNTKPEPPPVLCSDDEFDDFADFHSVSQFSVQDQSLTKSGDDSVSNRSTPKVDENKSVDKDDEDGAEFDDFADFHSGKPTENDVSESLPQTISNSNEKSSSDFNSGNCNDDDVDDDFDSFADFSSHFTSESSKNNSGTSTVLTDEVKSGSDGFNAFSSASAADGDNEEEDDWATFQAPPTPDQVGAGSNDDDFGEFEDFEHAVKPKGFSTSSSAGNFAAFKEPEPAVTKPVVKQTFCEVITSCFPESVVMDQEGTDNTPLLLDDCCHRDATPDDKSVTGPQIWGKLKSPNSTIQLSKLWSESHSNTKLFTTLRIDTRNILLGHRKPSVPMYAANLTLLEPTKGPTPPSEGKPDANKLVDTSKVDDKPASQDLPPVQFDWSNSGLTNPLEANSKSLELDFLVVKEAEAVAKMGVFDSELMHGQRDPKAAMQPLENILANLKTNSTMRQVRPAENLTPEATKVITSLPNLSFMKARALMFPFKQSSDAA; this is translated from the exons ATGTCTAACTTTATCCCCATGGTATCATCTTCGCCCCCTCCTTTAGAAGATGGAGGAGGAGGGTTCAATGAATgggatgatgaagatgatgaatTTGGGACATTTGCAACTGCCACAGTTGGAAATGATTTCCAGGCCTTCTCTGATGAGCAGTCTTCAGCTGATCAGTGGAATAACATTCCAGACACACCTCCAAAAAGTGATTTTGGAAAATTTGCAGATTTCAGTAACTTTTCAAGCGACTCAAAGATAGAATGTATGCAAAATGGCGACATGATTCCGGAGGTAGTGAATAATAATACACAAAGTAATGATTCCAAAGAAGGTAGTGCAGATAATTGCATTAAACCAGGTGGTATGAAATTACCATTGAAAACAGCGAATGACTTTGTAAATAGTGAGAACATACAAGAAATTCCAGCAGTACACAGCAATGATAGTAATGATCATCTCTCAAAAATGCACAAAAGTCAGTCTGATAATTTAGACAGCATCAGTAGTGTAATATCTGCTGGGGACTCCGGTCTGTGTAGTACCGACATATCACCCGTCCCTCAGTCGGACGACAATGTAGGTCTGGAGGACAAGAGTGAGGAATCAGACCTAGATGACTTTGGAGATTTCCACTCAGATTCATCGATGGGCAGAGAAGTGTTGAAAGGCAGTATAGAAAATATAGACGTTATAGAGAAACAGGGAGGGATTGGAGAAATGGTTAACGCAGAAAATGTTGAAGATAAATGCAAGAGCACAAATTCTGATAATCTGGTGTCAAATATGATGACAGGTAAAAGTGTCAATGACCAAGAAATTAGAACTAGTCACTTAAATGAAGACAATATGTGTGAGTCAGAGCAGGGAACGCATGATCAGGTATCTCCTGCCAGTCACtatgaaaatacaaaacagtACACAAGTCTAAGTACCTCATCTACAGATACCTCTAAAAATTACCATTCCGAAAAAGAGGAATCCTTACCATATACAGAAGACAGAAAGGACTCTAGACCTGGTCAAAGTAAAAATGAGACACTGACCTCTGATGGCGACTGTTGTCCAGATGTGAATGAGACAAGTCACTTTCCTGACACAAAAGATGGTAACAGTGAAGCAGAGGAAAATACGGTAGTGGATGTGGATGTGGGTGAGACATGTCTAGACGTAGATCCAAACACTATGGAAGATACACCAAGTGTTGAAGACCAAGGTAACACAGACAATTGTGGGGATATTGTTTCTGATAAAGTGAAAGAACATGGTCATAATGACATTGCTAGTGAGAGTAGTGACCTTATAAGGACAGGTAGCACTATTAAGGCAGTGTCAGATCTCGAGATAGGTGAAAACCAAGAATCCATAGAAGAGAATTTGAAACATTCAGACTCCGCAGCATTTGATGAAGCTGATGAGCACAGTGAAACATTCCGTAAGGTGGGTGACAGTGAAACAGACTGTGGATTCACTGAACAGTCGCAAGAAATGAAAGATTCTGGATTTGTTTTTACAGACTTAAGCTCTTCAGAAGAAGAAAACTCTGAGAAGAAAGAGGAAGAGACTGAAGCCAAATTAGAAGAAAACTGTGATATTTCTAAGCAAACTGTCGATAAAAATGAAGAATTTGTGATTGACAATGAAGATTTTTGTGAGGATTCTGTTTCTCCTGGAAGAAAAGATGAACAGGACACTGAAAATGACAATACTAAACCAGAACCTCCTCCAGTTCTGTGTTCTGATGATGAGTTTGATGACTTTGCTGACTTTCATTCAGTATCTCAGTTCAGTGTACAGGACCAAAGTTTGACCAAGTCAGGGGATGATTCTGTTTCTAATCGTTCAACACCTAAGgttgatgaaaataaatcagTAGACAAAGACGATGAGGATGGTGCAGAATTTGATGATTTTGCAGATTTTCATAGCGGTAAACCTACAGAAAATGACGTGTCTGAATCATTACCACAAACAATTTCAAATAGCAATGAAAAGTCTAGTTCGGATTTTAACTCAGGAAATtgtaatgatgatgatgttgatgatgattttgataGTTTTGCGGATTTCAGTTCACATTTCACTTCTGAATCCAGTAAAAATAATTCAGGTACAAGTACAGTACTAACTGATGAGGTTAAGTCTGGATCAGACGGCTTTAATGCATTTTCATCAGCATCAGCTGCGGATGGTGATAATGAGGAAGAAGATGATTGGGCAACATTCCAAGCGCCACCCACACCAGACCAGGTTGGTGCAGGCAGTAACGATGACGACTTTGGGGAATTTGAGGACTTTGAACATGCTGTAAAACCTAAGGGATTCTCGACCAGTAGTAGTGCTGGGAACTTTGCTGCATTCAAAGAACCTGAGCCAGCAGTGACAAAG CCAGTGGTAAAGCAGACTTTCTGTGAAGTGATCACCTCTTGTTTCCCTGAATCTGTTGTGATGGACCAGGAAGGAACTGATAATACACCTCTCCTTCTGGACGACTGTTGTCACAGGGATGCTACTCCAGATGACAA ATCTGTGACTGGACCACAGATTTGGGGAAAGTTGAAGTCTCCCAATAGTACTATACAACTGTCCAAGCTGTGGTCGGAATCTCACAGCAACACCAAACTCTTCACTACACTACGCATCGATACCCGTAACATC TTGCTAGGTCATCGTAAGCCATCAGTTCCAATGTATGCTGCCAATCTGACCCTGCTGGAGCCTACCAAGGGCCCCACACCTCCGTCCGAGGGCAAACCAGACGCCAATAAACTGGTGGATACGTCAAAGGTTGACGACAAGCCAGCCAGTCAG GATCTCCCGCCTGTACAGTTTGATTGGAGCAATAGTGGGCTTACTAACCCCCTGGAAG